The Nicotiana tabacum cultivar K326 chromosome 1, ASM71507v2, whole genome shotgun sequence genome segment attcatgtgcattgacccatgaccagatagcgttatatacacgtatatatgtaaatatatgtatatgggatatgggaaaaggttacgacattatatacgcaccaccacctgatcagctggtatatgatgatgatgttgcccacagtggctgaaatatgattcaaacgacgttatatacgcatatacatatgtaaatatgattcaaacggcgttatatacgcgtatatatgtatgtatatatgtatatgggatatgggaaaggttatggcattatatatgcaccaccacctgatcagctggtatacgatgatgattttgcccgcgGTGGctaatatgatatgatgggatgccctcagaggctgatgatgttatgaaatatgtacctatgcacgacatgacatgacattcatacgcatacgcatgacgctaaaagtaatttatgatttacaaagttattcagacttacatgttgagtcatgtactctatatgtcttccatgtctcttatgtatttatttatgtaccttacatactcagtacattattcgtactgacgttccttttgcctggggacgctgcgtttcatgtccgcagatcccgatagacaggtcgagagcccccatgtaggctatcagctcagcggaagatgttagtgcgctccatttgcttcggagttgcttgtttggttagtatgagttagatgtatattgtttggtatggcgggactctgtctcgacctttatgatatttatgtattcttagaggcttgtagacatatgtcgtgtacgtgaaagattgtacggccttgtcggcatatgttttgagtttacaaatgattatgttggcctattaggaccgtatgtcatgtgtatataatgatgtaataagaaagatatgttacattggtactcgattgagtaaggtaccgggtgctcgtcGCAACCCATCAGTTTGGGTTATGACACGAATTAAGCCAATTGGTGATGCCCTCATATCCTAACCTACTTAAGTTTGGACTCATTTGACAAGTTACACTTTTTTATGGGAATTTATCACACCTACGAAGAATATTGGTTCTTAGATGCTAATTACTAATTATTTGGAGTAGTTTGATTTGTGCAAACAACTATAGTATTATGTTGATTGCTGTTTCAAGCTTTGATTTTACAAAGGAAAAGGATAAGGTTGAACGAGACatcttttttttggtttcccacccgGTGTCCGGTACTCTGATTAGAGCCCGATTATATTCGGATTCACGCCGCATAGGGCCCCATTCGGGGGGAAGCGCTCTCTACCAAGGATTTTTTCATGCCCAGAGCTCGAACTTGAGACCTCTGGCTAAGGAAATAGCAGTCTCAtccactgcaccacatcctttggtggtaGGTTGAGGGAGACATCACAAATGAATTTCTTATCAATATAATCTGAAAGGCTTACTGACTTTGCGCCGTCGATTTTTTCTTATGAATAATCAATGGACTATAGAGGTTAAGAGAATattttttggaaagaaaattctctaCATATTGTCACACTCACACATATTTAATATTTGAATTacatatttaatattaatttttaaataaaaattaattttatatatgtAGATATTGAGAACAAATATTCTTAATTATTCATTATTCAAATTTTAATACAACACCTTACATGGTCATTAGAAGTAAGTTGAAAGGGAGgaacatgctatacttggaattgAAAGCTATAATTTCCATAGTCGTTATTCAATCAATTTGTAGATATATAGACAGTGGGGAGAATATTATAGTTGTTATAAAATATTTAGTAAATGTGGATGTCCACTACTCCCACTAATTTCACCCATGATGTAAATTACCTCCCGCTATTCATCACCATTATGATTGTAACTCTCACACCTCCATAATCCCTCCCCATGATCTCAATTGTTAATGCCATGTTTAAGACAATCATTTTGTAACCTTCATATGtaatagtataaatagaggcATGAAATGTGAGATGGAACACACTTGATGAAATAAGAAAGctatctcttcttctcttattctacttatcttcttgttttatattgttactttgagctacatttttaatacgttatcagcacgaagttaAGCTCTTTTCGTTGTTCAGGTAtatttgttcattttttttttcgttGTATATTTTGATTTCATGATTAGTGTCTTTAATATGCCGTTTTATAATTTTTCACATCTCTAGATATATGCAAAAATAAGAACCCTATGTTTCTTTATTTTAAGTTATTTGTATGATTGTCATGTGAAAGTTGCTAATTTTTATATTAGTAGAATTAATTGAGAGAAGATATTTTGTTCTAGTTAACATCAAAGATAAATtaataatttgaagaaaaaaaatagtattcTTTTCTATGGAATTATCACTTTAGTGTATATATAGATCACAAATTTGATATTATGTCAATTTTTAAGATTCTTTATGCTATTATCCTAATGATTTCTAATTATTTATCTTCTTTGATAGTTTTTACTATGTCGAATTTGTCAAAGCTTGagtttgtggcacttgacatttcTGGAAAGAATTACCTATCATGGGTTCTCGATGCTGAGATTCACTTAGCCGCTAAAGGCCTTGGTAACACCATTACTCAGGGTAATGAGGCATCAAGCCAGGACAAAacgaaggccatgattttccttcgtcatcatttggatgaaggtttgaaggttgaATATTTAACAgtgaaagatccacttgaattatggactGTCCTGAAGGAAAAGTATGATCACCTTAAGGCTACGGTTTTGCCAAGGGCTCGATATGAGTGGATGCACTTACGGTTGCAAGATTTTAAgaccgtaagtgagtataactCTGCTGTATTTCGAATAacttcccaattgaaattatgtggggAAGTTGTGAATGATGAGGATTTGCTGGAAAAGACTCTTACGACTTTTCATGCCTCAAATATAGTATTACATCAGCAATACCATGAAAGGGGTTTCTAAAAGTATTCTGAATTGATCTCATGCCTTCTGGTGGCTGAGCAACATAATACCCTTTTGCTGAAAATTCATGAAGCCCGTCCCACAGGGTCAGCTCCGCTTCCTGAAGCGAATATGGCAGCTAGACGAGATAAGTCTGGAAAAAGACAGAATAATTATCATGGTCATATGAATGTACGTGGGCATGGCAATAATAAGAGACGATATAATAGTCGTCATCATGGTGGTCATGGCAAATGAGAGAACAATATGGGTTCTCAGAACAATCCTTCAAGAGGCAAAAGCGGTAACTACCACCGCTGTGGCATATAAGGTCATTAAAAAATTGAATGTCGTGCACCTGAGCATTTTGTCAGGCTTTATCAAAACTCCATCAAAAGAAAGACAAATAATGTTGGAGCATCTTCTGCTAATGCCCCAGTGGAGTCTCACTTGACctttaaaaatgattttgagGCAGGGCCTTCAAACAAAAATGATGACAATGCCGAGACAAATCTTGCTTTGAATGATAATGATTTTCAAGGCCTCGATGATCTTATTcatttggaagttgaagacttcTTTGGAGATCAAAACTAAAGTTTGATCATTTTACAGGGGAATGCAattatgttatttttattttcagtGGTTTTTTTTGTCTCGTTCTAAAgttgtttttttattttcaagtagTACTTAAGTTGTCTTATGTTGTCGTTGGTGATGTTAGTTTTTTCCGTATTTCTCAtgatttacttttattttttttatgaaaaatataaaattcctCAGTCTTCAATTGGATCCAAGATGAGTAATGAAGATTTATGCCttttggatagtgctacaactcacacaatattaagagaaaagaaatttttctcttattttgttaagaaaaaggctTATGTTAATGCAATATCTGGTAGTATAAAGTTAATTGAGGGCTCTGGAAGAGCGACCTTATTACTACCTTGTGACGAgccgacccgtcgtctcgtgagttaccgccccgttttccccatttcctatttctttatgcttcattatcagtgttgggtgtgaacgaattgatttggattgattttagtaggaaatgagacacttagtctctttaaggaaggtttgttttggaaaagttaactggacattgacttatgtgttagagggctcggatttgaatcccgatgattcggttagcttcgggggatgatttatgacttaggagcgcgatccgaatgcattttggaagtccgtggaaggatttggcttgaattggcgaagttagtattttggcgaatttcggttgataggtgagattttgatccgagagtcagaatagaattccgagagttgctgtaacttcgttaggtgatttgggatatgtgtgcaaaatttcaggtcattcggacgtgatttagtcaggtttttgatcgaaagtgtatttcggaagtttttagaaaattaggcttgaattcgatgagttttgggtaatttgatgttgtttgaggtgttttgatgattggaagaggtttgaataatgcTATGAATTATGTtagcatgtttggtcggggtcccatgaggcttggattagttttggaagagtttttggaagatttttgccatttgagcataagcatgtaatgatccaaaggtccatttttagttctagagatcgaaattttatttcgagatttccagaatttaaataatgaattataggagtgatctggaaagtttggtctaatttcatcaagtcgcgattgggtttttgacacgaaacatgagttaattatttaacgagcgaaatgagTATTGAACtgaacaaatgagctccaaattgaaTTCCAATGGAAtggctatgttcgtattattatttgtaactcataggaacaagaatcattgaattccgagttcatatgatggagttagagcctttttagtgaaacgaaaagctgctgcaattttctgggcagtttctgcatttttctcacgtgtgaacagtaactgcacctgcgtgaacagtatccgtgtacaATAAACATGAACAGTATCCATGTacagtacccatgaacagtaccccgtatacagtacccatgaacagtaccgtgaacagtacccccatgaacagtaaaatgcgtgaacagtaaccgcgaaAATTTCTGGACAGTGTATGATTCGGGCAGTCCGagagttttctcatttttggagctatggagctcggattgaagcgattttcaccatatggattggggtaagtgttctatatccaaaagtgattatatttaatgatttcatggttattttcatcaagaattagtgaatcaaatggaagaaattggagaaaatttgtaaacttttcaaaaacaaaaattctagatttggaggccgaattgttatcggaatttagtaattttggtatggttggactcgtggttgaatgggttatcggatttttgAGTTTCGTCGAATTCTGAAGCGTAGGctgggtttgaccaatttcgagattttgatgttaaattggatattttcgagtgggcttcgctcccttagcatattttaatgattatgtactgattgtggctagatttggagcatctggaggtcgatttgtgcgggcgaggcatcgcgggctagattttggaccggatcgaggtgaataattgatgtaaatgatgtcctgagggtttgaaactccggaatttcacatcgtaacgctatattgaggtgacttgcacgccggataacgggcatggggtagagcaccgttgggattgtgacttggtccgtcccgagagatattttactacatttttggttgagacgtatactttattattgtgaattgggcttgttgccatgcttggggccttgtgccgacctgtagaacccttagaggatttttgactggttttcctcacttattttgttaaagaatttatatcctcagtcatgtttccagttgtaggcttcttgccaattatttgaatccttcagggattgatatcactgctttcgcatattttgcatatcatttgacctcagtccaaggttttaaatactgttttgcaaacccaaccatctttctaagatttgaaaacttaaatgatatttctaaatgatatttcgggctgagaactactattttacaaatgcccaaggggcttatgatgatttctggactgagcatggatcgggctgcgcgccgcagcagtgttatattgatattgaggccgagagcctggttgattacattgatattgaggccgagagcttggttgattacattgatattgaggccgagagcctaggtgattatactgagattgatatgaggttgagggcctagatttgatgccacgagatggcttgatattgcgcttgggctgtaggagcccctccggagtctgcacacacccccagtgagcgccgtcgacgataaataaatggatggctcgggctgcacgccgcagtgggtactagagtgtaccatcatatgcattgcattgcactcatgcatttgtttttatctgttatacctgtctcagtatttggtactctgacttaattgacttgttgcttcactatttgttgttctaaactgccagttatagtttactttgtatttttccatgatttcttattctcaacctttatttatgtttattactcactgggtcggagtactcatattactccctgcaccttgtatgcaaaTCTAGGTACActacaggctgagtgaggatttgtttagctgagcagcagtatccgggagtatcgaggtagctgcatggtgtttgcagccttgatctctcccatcTATCTCTAtattttattccgtatttttcctagacagacttgtaataggtggatattctatattagaggctcatattcgtgacaccagattctgttgggctatggtgtggtattttaattgaacttccgcagattttattattaattatacacttgaatgaaatgacttagtaaattctctgtgatatttatctataatctgaataagaatttgggataatgttgttgaatggtcggcttgcctagcggtgtgttgggtgccatcatgaccggggttggggtcgtgacaagttggtatcagaggctaggttacttggtctcgcgagtcatgagccggtttagtagagtctcgcggatcggtacggagacgtttctatttatcctcgagaggctgcagaacctttaggaaaacttcacattcttgaattcttatcgtgcgtccttgattcatcttgaaaagaaacttttg includes the following:
- the LOC107773029 gene encoding uncharacterized protein LOC107773029 → MSNLSKLEFVALDISGKNYLSWVLDAEIHLAAKGLGNTITQVKDPLELWTVLKEKYDHLKATVLPRARYEWMHLRLQDFKTVSEYNSAVFRITSQLKLCGEVVNDEDLLEKTLTTFHASNIVLHQQYHERGF